ATGAACCTTAGACCTGAAGTTCCATATACTTTACTTGGACATGTTACCAAGGGTAGAATTTCTGTAGATGGAAAGCCAATGGGAGACATTAAAGACTACAAAAAGATTTATCAAAACTCATTGTCTGAGATACTAGAGAACTAGTATTCCCGATATTTTTGGTCATTAGTCTGATTTTCAACATTGTTGACCAAAAAAATGAAATATTAGACCTGCTCCGCTTATATTTGGTATAGTGGAGCAGGTTTTTGATTTTTTTGCCGGTTTATTTAGTACACATCTTTGGCCGCCAAGATGGCAGTGTGGTACGTGGACAGATTTCCATGGATGGCTTTATATCGGTTCAGATGTAGCGATCTGGGGGGCGTATTTTGCTATCCCTTTGTTACTGGTAAATATTGTTTCTAAAAAGAAAGTACCCTTTCTCCCCGTTTTTTGGTTAGCTGCAGGTTTCATTTTATTCTGTGGTTTCACACACCTAGTGGATGCCTTAATTTTTTACTTCCCCATATATCGGTTTGCTGCATTATTGCGATTTGGAACGGCTCTTATTTCATGGGTAACCGTATATGTGCTTTACCGGAATTTACCAAGAGTTTTTTCTTTGAGAACACCTGAGGAGTTAGAGGAGGAAGTACAGCAGCGTAAAAAAGCAGAGCAAGTTTTAGCCGTTCGGAATGCGGAATTAGAGCAATCTAATAGAGAGCTGGATAGTTTTGTTTATTCAGCCTCACATGATATTAGAGCCCCATTAACCTCAATAAGTGGCGCTTTGCAATTTGCCAAAGAAAGCACCGATGATCCAAAGTTAGGGGAGATATTTAGGTTAATGGAGTCTAATATTAATAACCTAGACGGAATAATATACGACATGGCATGTTTCTCTGGTAATAAGCGTGAGAATATTGCCAAGGAAATGGTTGAGCCAAACTTTGTGTTTAATCGGGCTATAGAAAATCTGCCTTCCAAAAAGCAAGTTGAACAGGTAGATCTTTCATTTAAGGATGAGATTAATGACAAAATGCTTATTGATGTCGTAAGGGTTACCCAGATTTTGAGGATTATGATTGATAACGCTATCAATTATAGAGATCCTGAGAAAGAAAAAGCCACGGTAACTGCAACATTTCGTGAGAAAGCAGGTAAATATATATTAGAGGTAGAAGATAATGGAATTGGAATTTCATCCGAACACGGACAAAAAATATTCCAAATGTTTTACCGAGGAAATAATAAAAGTACAGGCTCAGGATTGGGACTGTATTTGTTAAGTGAAATTGTAAAGAAGTTAGGTGGTACGGTTGCCTTTAAGTCAATCCCTTCCATGGGTAGCACCTTTTCTGTAGAAATACCCAAATAATATGGAATCATTTGATTTTGTCTTAATTGACGACAACAACTTGGATAACCTTATCCATGAAACTTTAGTAAGAAACTCAGGTGTTGGAGGCTCCGTGTTGGTCTTTAACTCGGCCAATAGTGCTTTAAACTATTTCCAGAATATACCGGTTCACTCTAGTAAGGTTATCTTATTAGATCAGCATATGCCCGATATGGAGGGGACAGACTTTATGCAAAAATTGAAAGACGTGCTTAAGGATTCCTTTGGTCTATACACTATAATATTGTTGTCGGGTGACAACAAAATGGTAAAGTTAAAGAATGAGTTACCATACTTAAGAGATGTTTGGAGTAAGCCGCTTAAAATCTCCAAATTAGAATCACTTTCAGCGGAACCTTAGAAAGAGTAAAAACCACCTACACCATAATAAGGATTGGGGTAGGGAGAATACACGTCTTCGATTAGGTCTATAAGTAGACTTCCTGTAAAGGTGAACCTTCCTCCTGTTTCAAAAAAGAATTGCCCCCCAACAAACCAAACGGGTATTGTTCTGTTTACTCGTTCTCCACCAATATTGCTAGAATAGAAGAGTTGCTGATATTCCGTATAAGCGGCAATGTTCCTGTGGAACTTGTACCTTCCAAAGGCTGACGCCCCATAAATGCTTGTGGTAAACTCAAATTCAGGAAACCTTCTATCACTGTAGTACTGATATATTACCCCAGGGCCGAACATTAATTTTTCTGAGTAGTTGTAGCCCAGTTTAGGGGAGATGTTTAAAAGGAAAATTTTATCGAAAAATTGAATTGAGAAATCGCCTCCTAAAGAAAATTTACTGCCTGGAGAATTCACGGGGGAAACATATTGAGCTTCACTTTTAACGCTACAGGTAAAAAACAGAATTGCGGTTATTGCAAACAAGATAAAGGCTCTAAACATATTACTTTTATATTCGTACCTAAAAGTAAAGGTAATTTAATTCCATAGTAACAATGGATAGAGGATTTGAAAAGAACGAGGTGTTAGAAAAATTACCTTCCCACCTATTGGATTTTGTAATTGACCAGCCGTACAATGGCTATACCAGTCAAGACCATGCCGTATGGCGTTATGTTATGCGTCAAAACGTAAACTACCTGGGGAAGGTAGCGCACCATTCATACTTAGAAGGATTAAAGAAAACGGGAATTTCTATAGATACCATTCCTCATATGTACGGTATGAACCGTATTTTAAAAGAAATTGGATGGGCCGCTGTTGCGGTGGATGGATTTATTCCTCCGCAAGCATTTATGGAATTTCAGGCTTATAAGGTGTTGGTAATTGCTGCTGATATCAGAAATATAAACCACATTCAATATACTCCGGCACCAGATATTATCCACGAGGCTGCCGGTCACGCTCCAATTATTGCAGATCCAGAGTATGCTTTGTATTTAAAGCGCTTTGGTGAGATAGGTTCCAAAGCATTTTCTTCTAAGAAAGATTTTGAGTTGTATGAAGCTATCAGACATTTATCTATAATTAAGGAAAATCCAGATACCAAAGAATCCGAAGTTGTGGAGGCAGAAAAGCACATTGAGTGGCTTCAAGCCAACATGGGTGAACCATCAGAAATGTCTCG
This region of Luteibaculum oceani genomic DNA includes:
- a CDS encoding response regulator; this translates as MESFDFVLIDDNNLDNLIHETLVRNSGVGGSVLVFNSANSALNYFQNIPVHSSKVILLDQHMPDMEGTDFMQKLKDVLKDSFGLYTIILLSGDNKMVKLKNELPYLRDVWSKPLKISKLESLSAEP
- a CDS encoding sensor histidine kinase produces the protein MEQVFDFFAGLFSTHLWPPRWQCGTWTDFHGWLYIGSDVAIWGAYFAIPLLLVNIVSKKKVPFLPVFWLAAGFILFCGFTHLVDALIFYFPIYRFAALLRFGTALISWVTVYVLYRNLPRVFSLRTPEELEEEVQQRKKAEQVLAVRNAELEQSNRELDSFVYSASHDIRAPLTSISGALQFAKESTDDPKLGEIFRLMESNINNLDGIIYDMACFSGNKRENIAKEMVEPNFVFNRAIENLPSKKQVEQVDLSFKDEINDKMLIDVVRVTQILRIMIDNAINYRDPEKEKATVTATFREKAGKYILEVEDNGIGISSEHGQKIFQMFYRGNNKSTGSGLGLYLLSEIVKKLGGTVAFKSIPSMGSTFSVEIPK